The proteins below come from a single Pogoniulus pusillus isolate bPogPus1 chromosome 39, bPogPus1.pri, whole genome shotgun sequence genomic window:
- the SNRPC gene encoding U1 small nuclear ribonucleoprotein C isoform X2, giving the protein MRREKRNPSAVLFVRRGPPSNAAPALRRCRSTVAAGGQRAEGVATFYCDYCDTYLTHDSPSVRKTHCSGRKHKENVKDYYQKWMEEQAQSLIDKTTAAFQQGKIPPTPFSAPPPAGAMIPPPPSIPGPPRPGMMPAPHMGGPPMMPMMGPPPPGMMPVGPAPGMRPPMGGHMPMMPGPPMMRPPSRPMMVPTRPGMTRPDR; this is encoded by the exons ATGAGGCGGGAAAAGCGAAACCCGTCCGCAGTTCTGTTTGTCCGTCGCGGGCCGCCGTCCAacgctgctccagccctgcgcCGCTGCCGTTCTACGGTAGCCGCTGGAGGTCAGAGAGCGGAAGGCGTCGCTAC GTTTTATTGTGACTACTGCGACACGTACCTCACCCACGACTCG CCCTCCGTGAGAaaaactcactgcagtggccGGAAGCACAAAGAGAATGTGAAGGACTACTACCAGAAATGGATGGAGGAGCAAGCCCAGAGCCTGATCGATAAAACAA CGGCTGCATTCCAGCAAGGGAAAATCCCCCCGACACCGTTCTCGGCGCCGCCGCCCGCAGGAGCCATGATCCCCCCGCCCCCCAGCATCC CTGGCCCCCCGAGGCCTGGCATGATGCCTGCCCCTCACATGGGCGGACCACCAATGATGCCAATGATGGGCCCTCCCCCACCAGGAATGATGCCAGTTGGGCCTG ctccagggatgaggccaccAATGGGAGGACACATGCCGATGATGCCAGGACCCCCGATGATGAGACCACCCTCCAGACCCATGATGGTGCCAACCAGGCCAGGAATGACCCGTCCAGACAGATAA
- the BLTP3A gene encoding bridge-like lipid transfer protein family member 3A: MAGIIKKQILKHLSRFTKNLSPDKINLSTLKGQGQLTNLELDEEVLQNVLELPTWLAVTRVFCNKASIRIQWTKLKTHPICLYLDKVEVEMRTCEEPRAPNGQSPIALAAGQSEYGFAEKVVEGMFIVVNSITIKIHSKAFHASFELWQLQGYSVNPSWQQSDLRLTRITDPQRGEVLTFKELTWQTLRIEADATDNGDQDPVTTPLRLITNQGRIQISLKRRTKDCNVVASKLMFLLDDLLWVLTDSQLKAMMKYAESLSEAMEKSAQQRKSLAPESVQLTPPAPSTQQSWMQQPGASASSLGQYFEKHDMRESSYHLLISRLDLHLCDDSHARDAGTLKHGMLGGAIQLTFRRMAFDYYPFHRAGDACRHWVRYSEAMETRGQWAGKLLSEFQSKIEKLYEEAEPAFSRTPLSPFRRKPDPLLSPQKGAPERGCAPPSSLPRLHRPPWSRLRSSCLLVRVDDLDVHQVSTAGQQSKKPSTLLSCSRKFFKLPDQVSAIHIEFTEYYFPDNRDFPVPCPNLYMQLNGLMLTLDTASVLWINLFCLDLYRSLEQFKAIYRHLEDSGKQDEHLDVRLDGFQLKLSIPVEKKVAEHRDRPQALCICTAEVTATNTRHAPSCSCQDLQSLFREFASSEFFHSGYSKFPRAQDTFSLLHTLFLRHAYEVQDSPRKPAGTPQLLHKASASADLWSVYFTELSLDFEGAESSKGRALSFIDPFPLSLWACLPKRWGQAQIAKRQELAASKLKMKPSASFSNHSQGENLSREPGVCQRSKTDQDLKNIYKVPETMDVLGESECEVDGVAEELEASADIHVLVSSAVHLKVRLNHYQYLVLLRMKEVLQTLQEQLAQDTQEVTGSPLDPMSACMGVVFHSVEVALLMNPAPGPVLEPRSLDSDTTSLIESELPPSDSKEGLAAEGKELKSETGSEKGPCSPSEVSESSSIEQTGASATSAPLERLPRSASDGALGAAPHSKSMEEKGLVEEAHEAVEALVAERPSETSSHPQSPPLPSSPTLDVQPSGRGSVALDGQAELIPLKNIEVDLSSALHITKDATKEALHVTMDLTKEAMSITKDALSLSREKMTSTMQKMLSLPPAKDPVPKAEEGAVTPGGGGSSRLRFFSVRRSPSQHSFEWPWADGSSAEDRLSVDSDGSDGFVLLTDSESSLDPLPSGHLPQVPSDTDSRASLVGEEEGAVSPEVSSSTSQSEDPSPQLVSVLVLKMREVSCGIEARGDDLSVAVQVMNVTPEQLSNVGLWQYLRGYLAAGGAGPEAAAAPEAGRSQPAVCLRFELGPAAALRSPLALQNGFLQLLLHNYTAELLMSFLTNLGPFLEDEIVPEVIPMEIEVVDAKITLKDDSPQLYPTSPGPIPVTLAVDHVVVRRRDDGVFYLTAPHGQGKQEEPVSAAQEQKAPLESVPAAQGLQLQQVPELQRELQAVRMALAEANLDKARLLQEVRKYNPLFQL; this comes from the exons ATGGCCGGCATCATCAAGAAGCAGATCCTGAAGCACCTCTCCCG CTTCACCAAGAATCTCTCTCCAGACAAAATCAACCTGAGCACGCTGAAGGGACAGGGGCAGCTGACCaacctggagctggatgaggaggtgctgcagaatgTGCTGGAGCTGCCCACCTGGCTGGCTGTCACTCGAGTCTTCTGCAACAAGGCGTCCATCAGG ATCCAGTGGACAAAGCTGAAGACCCACCCGATCTGCCTG TACCTGGACAAGGTGGAGGTGGAGATGCGGACGTGCGAGGAGCCGCGGGCGCCCAACGGACAGTCTCCCATTGCTCTTGCAGCAGGCCAGAG TGAGTATGGCTTTGCTGAGAAGGTCGTGGAGGGGATGTTTATTGTCGTCAATTCTATCACCATCAAGATTCACTCCAAGGCCTTTCATGCTTCCTTTGAGCTCTGGCAGCTCCAAGGCTACAGTGtcaaccccagctggcagcagagtgaCCTGCGACTTACTCGCATTACTGACCCTCAAAGAGGAGAG GTTTTGACGTTTAAGGAGCTGACCTGGCAGACACTGCGGATAGAAGCAGATGCCACTGACAATGGTGACCAGGATCCTGTTACTACTCCTCTGAGACTCATCACCAACCAGGGAAGGATCCAGATCTCTCTCAAGAGGAGG ACCAAAGACTGCAATGTGGTGGCATCTAAGCTGATGTTTCTCCTTGAtgacctgctgtgggtgctgacaGACTCTCAGCTGAAAGCAATGATGAAATATGCAGAGTCTCTGAGTGAAGCCATGGAGAAGTCTGCCCAGCAGAGGAAAAGCTTGGCACCAGAGTCTGTACAg ctcacaccacctgcccccagcacccagcagtcctggatgcagcagccaggggccagtgccagcagcctggggcagtaCTTCGAGAAGCATGACATGAGGGAGTCCTCCTACCACCTGCTCATCTCCCGCCTCGACCTGCACCTCTGCGACGACAGCCACGCACGCGACGCAG GCACTCTGAAGCACGGGATGCTAGGAGGTGCCATTCAGCTGACCTTCAGGAGGATGGCTTTTGACTACTACCCCTTCCACAGAGCAG GAGATGCCTGCAGACATTGGGTGAGGTACAGTGAAGCAATGGAGACAAgggggcagtgggcagggaagCTGCTCAGTGAGTTTCAAAGCAAGATTGAGAAGCTCTATGAGGAAGCAGAGCCTGCGTTTTCCAGgactcccctctcccccttcagGAGGAAGCCAG ATCCTTTGTTGAGCCCTCAGAAAGGTGCCccagagagaggctgtgcaCCCCCCAGTAGCCTGCCGCGGCTCCACCGCCCTCCCTGGAGCCGCCTCcgctccagctgcctgctggttcGAGTGGATGACCTGGATGTGCACCAG gtttCTACAGCTGGGCAGCAAAGCAAGAAACCTTCCACCTTGCTCTCATGTAGTAGGAAATTCTTCAAGCTCCCTGATCAGGTCTCTGCAATCCATATTGAGTTCACAGAGTATTACTTCCCAGACAATCGGGACTTTCCAG TTCCCTGCCCAAACCTGTACATGCAGCTGAATGGCCTGATGCTTACCTTGGACACAGCAAGTGTGCTCTGGATAAACCTCTTCTGTCTGGATCTGTATCGCAGCCTGGAGCAGTTCAAAGCCATCTACAGGCACCTGGAGGACtcgggcaagcaggatgagcaCCTCGATGTGCGCCTGGATGGCTTCCAGCTGAAG CTCAGCATCCCCGTGGAGAAGAAGGTGGCCGAGCACCGGGACCGTCCGCAGGCACTCTGCATCTGCACGGCAGAGGTTACTGCCACCAACACTCGCCAcgctccctcctgcagctgccaggaccTCCAGAGCCTCTTCCGCGAGTTTGCCAGCTCAGAGTTCTTCCACTCTGGCTACAGCAAGTTCCCAAGGGCTCAGGACACCTTCAGCCTGCTCCACACCCTCTTCCTGCGCCACGCCTACGAGGTGCAGGACAGCCCTCGGAAGCCTGCAGGCACTCCCCAGCTTCTGCACAaggcctctgcctctgcagatCTCTGGTCTGTGTATTTCACTGAGCTTTCCCTGGACTTCGAGGGGGCTGAGAGCTCCAAGGGCAGAGCCCTGAGCTTTATTgacccctttcccctttccctttgggCCTGCCTTCCCAAGAGATGGGGGCAAGCTCAGATAGCCAAGCGACAGGAGCTGGCTGCCTCCAAGTTGAAAATGAAGCCTTCTGCCAGCTTTAGCAATCACTCCCAGGGTGAGAACCTTTCCAGAGAGCCTGGGGTGTGTCAGAGATCAAAGACTGACCAGGATCTGAAGAACATCTACAAGGTCCCTGAGACAATGGATGTCTTGGGAGAATCTGAGTGTGAAGTTGATGGGGTGGccgaggagctggaagcttctGCTGATATCCACGTGCTTGTGTCCTCAGCTGTTCATCTCAAAGTTCGGCTCAACCACTACCAGTACTTGGTGCTGCTCAGGATGAAAGAAGTTCTGCAgacactgcaggagcagctggcccAGGATACCCAGGAGGTGACTGGATCTCCTTTAGACCCCATGTCTGCTTGCATGGGTGTGGTGTTCCACAGTGTTGAAGTGGCCCTGCTCATGAACCCAGCACCAGGGCCTGTGCTGGAGCCCAGGTCCCTCGACTCGGACACCACGAGCCTGATCGAGTCGGAGCTGCCCCCTTCAGACAGCAaggaggggctggcagctgaaggGAAGGAGCTGAAGTCAGAGACTGGTTCGGAGAAGGggccctgcagcccctcagaggtctcagagagcagcagcattgAACAGACAGGTGCCAGTGCCACCAGTGCCCCTCTGGAGAGGCTCCCCAGGTCTGCAAGTGACGGAGCTCTGGGTGCAGCTCCGCACAGTAAGAGCATGGAGGAGAAAGGTTTGGTAGAGGAAGCACACGAAGCTGTGGAAGCTCTGGTTGCAGAAAGGCCATCAGAGACCAGCAGCCATCCTCAgagccctcccctcccttctagCCCCACCTTGGACGTGCAGCCCTCGGGCAGGGGAAGCGTCGCTCTCGacgggcaggcagagctcatcCCTCTGAAGAACATAGAGGTGGACTTGTCCAGTGCACTGCACATCACCAAGGACGCCACAAAGGAAGCTCTGCACGTGACCATGGACCTCACCAAAGAGGCCATGTCTATAACAAAGGATGCTCTGAGCCTGAGCAGGGAGAAGATGACATCCACCATGCAGAAAAtgctctccctgcccccagccaa GGACCCTGTGCCcaaggcagaggaaggagcagtGACACCGGGCGGGGGCGGCAGCAGCCGCCTGCGTTTCTTCTCGGTGAGGAGGAGCCCATCCCAGCACTCCTTCGAGTGGCCCTGGGCGGACGGAAGCAGCGCCGAGGACAGGCTGTCGGTGGACAGCGACGGCAGCGACGGCTTTGTGCTGCTGACAGACTCCG AGTCCAGCCTGGACCCTCTTCCCTCAGGCCATCTTCCTCAGGTCCCCAGTGACACAGACAGCAGAGCAAGCTTGGTGGGTGAAGAGGAGGGGGCAGTGTCTCCCGAAGTGAGCAGCTCAACTTCTCAGAGTGAAGACCCCAGCCCTCAGTTG GTGTCTGTCCTGGTGCTGAAGATGAGGGAGGTGAGCTGTGGCATTGAGGCTCGAGGTGATGAtttgtctgttgctgtgcaagtGATGAATGTgaccccagagcagctgagcaacGTCGGCTTGTGGCAGTACCTGCGTGGCTACCTGG CTGCGGGAGGTGCAGGGCCGGAGGCGGCTGCGGCGCCCgaggctggcaggagccagcCGGCAGTGTGCCTGCGCTTCGAGCTGGGTCCTGCCGCTGCCCTGCGGTCGCCACTCGCCCTCCAGAACGgctttctccagctgctgctccacaactacacagcagagctcctcatGTCCTTCCTCACCAACCTGGGCCCCTTCCTTGAGGACGAAATCGTTCCAGAGGTGATCCCCATGGAGatagaagttgtggatgccaaAATCACGTTGAAG GATGACAGCCCCCAGCTGTacccaacctcccctggccctatTCCTGTCACCCTGGCAGTGGATCACGTCGTGGTGAGGCGCAGGGACGATGGAGTCTTCTACCTGACAG ctcCCCATGGGCAGGGGAAGCAAGAGGAGCCTGTGTCAGCTGCTCAGGAGCAGAAGGCCCCCCTGGAGAGtgtcccagcagcacaaggactGCAG TTACAGcaagtgccagagctgcagagggagctgcaggccgTGAGGATGGCCCTGGCGGAAGCCAACCTGGACAAGGCtcggctgctgcaggaggtcagAAAGTACAaccccctcttccagctctga
- the SNRPC gene encoding U1 small nuclear ribonucleoprotein C isoform X3 translates to MPKFYCDYCDTYLTHDSPSVRKTHCSGRKHKENVKDYYQKWMEEQAQSLIDKTTAAFQQGKIPPTPFSAPPPAGAMIPPPPSIPGPPRPGMMPAPHMGGPPMMPMMGPPPPGMMPVGPAPGMRPPMGGHMPMMPGPPMMRPPSRPMMVPTRPGMTRPDR, encoded by the exons ATGCCCAA GTTTTATTGTGACTACTGCGACACGTACCTCACCCACGACTCG CCCTCCGTGAGAaaaactcactgcagtggccGGAAGCACAAAGAGAATGTGAAGGACTACTACCAGAAATGGATGGAGGAGCAAGCCCAGAGCCTGATCGATAAAACAA CGGCTGCATTCCAGCAAGGGAAAATCCCCCCGACACCGTTCTCGGCGCCGCCGCCCGCAGGAGCCATGATCCCCCCGCCCCCCAGCATCC CTGGCCCCCCGAGGCCTGGCATGATGCCTGCCCCTCACATGGGCGGACCACCAATGATGCCAATGATGGGCCCTCCCCCACCAGGAATGATGCCAGTTGGGCCTG ctccagggatgaggccaccAATGGGAGGACACATGCCGATGATGCCAGGACCCCCGATGATGAGACCACCCTCCAGACCCATGATGGTGCCAACCAGGCCAGGAATGACCCGTCCAGACAGATAA
- the SNRPC gene encoding U1 small nuclear ribonucleoprotein C isoform X1, giving the protein MRREKRNPSAVLFVRRGPPSNAAPALRRCRSTVAAGGQRAEGVATFYCDYCDTYLTHDSPSVRKTHCSGRKHKENVKDYYQKWMEEQAQSLIDKTIAAAFQQGKIPPTPFSAPPPAGAMIPPPPSIPGPPRPGMMPAPHMGGPPMMPMMGPPPPGMMPVGPAPGMRPPMGGHMPMMPGPPMMRPPSRPMMVPTRPGMTRPDR; this is encoded by the exons ATGAGGCGGGAAAAGCGAAACCCGTCCGCAGTTCTGTTTGTCCGTCGCGGGCCGCCGTCCAacgctgctccagccctgcgcCGCTGCCGTTCTACGGTAGCCGCTGGAGGTCAGAGAGCGGAAGGCGTCGCTAC GTTTTATTGTGACTACTGCGACACGTACCTCACCCACGACTCG CCCTCCGTGAGAaaaactcactgcagtggccGGAAGCACAAAGAGAATGTGAAGGACTACTACCAGAAATGGATGGAGGAGCAAGCCCAGAGCCTGATCGATAAAACAA TAGCGGCTGCATTCCAGCAAGGGAAAATCCCCCCGACACCGTTCTCGGCGCCGCCGCCCGCAGGAGCCATGATCCCCCCGCCCCCCAGCATCC CTGGCCCCCCGAGGCCTGGCATGATGCCTGCCCCTCACATGGGCGGACCACCAATGATGCCAATGATGGGCCCTCCCCCACCAGGAATGATGCCAGTTGGGCCTG ctccagggatgaggccaccAATGGGAGGACACATGCCGATGATGCCAGGACCCCCGATGATGAGACCACCCTCCAGACCCATGATGGTGCCAACCAGGCCAGGAATGACCCGTCCAGACAGATAA